In one Micromonospora polyrhachis genomic region, the following are encoded:
- a CDS encoding bifunctional FO biosynthesis protein CofGH, translated as MSDRNVSSPSPASLRRALRRAADGRAIDSDEAVALLAARGELLDELLAIASAIRDAGLRDVGRPGVVTFSKKVFIPLTRLCRDRCHYCTFATVPHRLPAAYLDRDEVLAIAAEGAAQGCKEALFTLGDRPEERWPAARQWLDERGYDSTVDYLRACAVAVLEETGLLPHLNPGVLSWAELQRLKPVAPSMGMMLETTATRLWSEPGGPHYGSPDKEPAVRLRVLQDAGRVGVPFTTGILIGIGETPAERVDAIFAIRRAHREYGHIQEVIVQNFRAKPDTAMRGMPDAELHDLAATVAVTRILLGPGVRLQAPPNLIDGEYDLLLRAGIDDWGGVSPLTPDHVNPERPWPQLDELARHTAAAGFSLRERLTIYPGYVRRGDPWLDPRLLPHVSALADPVTGLAVEAVRPTGRPWQEPDEAYVAGGRTDLHASIDTTGRTGDRRGDFDSVYGDWSEVATKVPVGRTAGGLAGGPVDSTPDSEPGSESGRSGVDTAFPTGSVLAGEDLRVGLRLAADDPAALLDPKHEAAALALFAADGVALEELCRIADDVRRDAVGDDVTYVVNRNINFTNVCYVGCRFCAFAQRERDADSFRLSAEQVADRAEEAWRAGATEVCMQGGIDPKLPVTAYAELVRAVKGRVPGMHVHAFSPMEIVTAAAKAGVSVRDWLMLMRDAGLDTIPGTAAEILDDDVRWVLTKGKLPAATWVEVVTTAHELGIRSSSTMMYGHVDHPGQWLGHFRVLAGVQDRTGGFTEFVALPFVHTNAPIYLAGIARPGPTWRENRVVHAMARLLLHGRISNIQCSWVKLGDEGAAEMLRSGCNDLGGTLMEETISRMAGSGNGSVRTEAQLERIAATAGRPARRRSTAYGTAG; from the coding sequence GTGTCCGATCGCAATGTCTCCTCGCCCAGCCCGGCCAGCCTGCGGCGCGCGCTGCGTCGCGCGGCCGACGGTCGGGCCATCGACTCCGATGAGGCCGTGGCGCTGCTGGCCGCCCGTGGCGAACTCCTCGACGAGCTACTCGCGATCGCCAGCGCGATCCGGGACGCCGGACTACGCGACGTCGGCCGTCCCGGCGTGGTCACCTTCTCCAAGAAGGTCTTCATCCCGCTGACCCGCCTCTGCCGGGACCGGTGCCACTACTGCACCTTCGCCACCGTCCCGCACCGGCTCCCCGCCGCCTACCTCGACCGGGACGAGGTGCTGGCCATCGCCGCCGAGGGGGCGGCCCAGGGCTGCAAGGAAGCCCTGTTCACGTTGGGGGATCGGCCGGAGGAGCGCTGGCCGGCGGCCCGACAGTGGCTGGACGAGCGCGGCTACGACTCCACGGTGGACTACCTCCGGGCCTGCGCCGTGGCGGTGCTGGAGGAGACCGGCCTACTGCCGCACCTCAACCCGGGGGTGCTCAGCTGGGCCGAGTTGCAGCGGCTCAAGCCGGTGGCGCCGAGCATGGGCATGATGCTGGAGACCACCGCGACGCGGCTCTGGTCGGAGCCGGGCGGGCCGCACTACGGCTCGCCGGACAAGGAGCCGGCGGTACGGCTGCGGGTGCTCCAGGACGCCGGCCGGGTGGGTGTCCCCTTCACCACCGGCATCCTGATCGGCATCGGGGAGACCCCCGCCGAACGCGTCGACGCGATCTTCGCGATCCGCCGGGCCCATCGCGAGTACGGCCACATCCAGGAAGTGATCGTGCAGAACTTCCGGGCCAAGCCGGATACCGCGATGCGGGGCATGCCCGACGCCGAGTTGCACGACCTGGCCGCCACGGTGGCGGTGACCCGGATCCTGCTGGGCCCCGGGGTCCGGCTCCAGGCCCCGCCGAACCTGATCGACGGCGAGTACGACCTGCTACTGCGTGCTGGTATCGACGACTGGGGTGGGGTGTCCCCGTTGACCCCCGACCACGTCAACCCGGAACGGCCCTGGCCGCAGTTGGACGAACTCGCCCGGCACACGGCTGCCGCCGGCTTCTCCCTGCGGGAGCGGCTGACCATCTACCCCGGGTACGTCCGGCGTGGCGATCCCTGGCTGGACCCGCGCCTGCTGCCGCACGTGTCCGCGCTGGCCGATCCGGTGACCGGGCTGGCGGTCGAGGCGGTCCGGCCGACCGGCCGCCCGTGGCAGGAGCCGGACGAGGCGTACGTCGCGGGTGGCCGTACCGACCTGCACGCGAGCATCGACACGACGGGGCGTACCGGCGATCGGCGCGGGGACTTCGACAGCGTCTACGGTGACTGGTCCGAGGTCGCCACCAAGGTCCCGGTAGGCCGGACGGCAGGCGGCCTGGCCGGCGGCCCGGTGGACTCGACACCTGACTCGGAGCCGGGCTCGGAGTCGGGCCGCTCGGGTGTCGACACCGCATTCCCGACTGGTTCCGTGCTGGCCGGTGAGGACCTACGTGTCGGCCTGCGGCTGGCCGCCGACGATCCGGCCGCGTTGCTGGACCCGAAGCACGAGGCAGCGGCGTTGGCGCTCTTCGCCGCCGACGGCGTGGCCCTGGAGGAGCTGTGCCGCATCGCCGACGACGTTCGGCGGGACGCGGTCGGGGACGACGTGACCTACGTCGTCAACCGCAACATCAACTTCACCAACGTCTGCTACGTGGGGTGCCGGTTCTGCGCCTTCGCCCAACGGGAGCGGGACGCCGACTCCTTCCGGCTCTCCGCCGAGCAGGTTGCCGACCGGGCCGAGGAGGCATGGCGGGCCGGGGCGACCGAGGTCTGCATGCAGGGCGGAATCGACCCGAAACTGCCGGTGACCGCGTACGCCGAGCTGGTGCGGGCGGTCAAGGGCCGGGTCCCCGGGATGCATGTGCACGCCTTCTCCCCGATGGAGATCGTCACCGCGGCGGCCAAGGCCGGGGTTTCGGTACGGGACTGGCTCATGCTGATGCGGGACGCGGGACTGGACACCATTCCGGGCACCGCCGCCGAGATCCTCGACGACGACGTGCGGTGGGTGCTCACCAAGGGCAAGCTGCCGGCGGCGACCTGGGTCGAGGTGGTGACCACGGCACACGAGCTGGGCATCCGGTCCAGCTCCACCATGATGTACGGCCACGTCGACCATCCCGGCCAGTGGTTGGGGCACTTCCGGGTGTTGGCCGGGGTGCAGGACCGCACCGGCGGCTTCACCGAGTTCGTGGCGTTGCCGTTCGTGCACACCAACGCCCCGATCTATCTGGCTGGTATTGCTCGACCCGGCCCCACCTGGCGGGAGAATCGCGTCGTACACGCCATGGCCCGGTTGCTGTTGCACGGTCGGATCAGCAACATCCAGTGCTCGTGGGTGAAACTCGGCGACGAGGGGGCCGCCGAGATGCTGCGTAGCGGGTGCAATGACCTGGGCGGCACCCTGATGGAGGAGACCATTTCCCGAATGGCCGGTTCTGGCAACGGATCGGTGCGTACCGAGGCGCAGTTGGAGCGGATCGCGGCGACGGCCGGGCGGCCCGCGCGACGGCGGAGTACGGCCTACGGCACGGCAGGCTGA
- a CDS encoding 2-phospho-L-lactate transferase CofD family protein, which translates to MRIVVLTGGIGGARFLVGVRAYAREVGAEVTAVVNVGDDVVLHGLRISPDLDSVLYTLGGGADPERGWGRAGETWTVKEELAAYGAEPTWFGLGDRDIATHLVRTTMLNGGYPLSAVTEALCTRWQPGIRLLPASDDRLETHVIVSARSERAERESPAVANKDGLVSARSERAERESPAVANKDGLVSARSERAERESPAVANQASTATIDGEQRAIHFQEWWVRHRGELPTHRFVFVGADTATPAAGVLDALAEADLVLVAPSNPVVSIAPILAVAPLRDALVAGRAPVVGVSPIIGGAPVRGMADRCLAVLGVPCDAAGVGTLYGARSSGGILDAWLVDTTDAGTEVPGVTVGAAPLWMTDEAATADMVRAAVRLA; encoded by the coding sequence ATGCGGATCGTGGTGCTGACCGGCGGAATTGGTGGGGCTCGCTTCCTGGTCGGGGTACGTGCGTACGCCCGCGAGGTGGGCGCCGAGGTGACCGCCGTGGTCAACGTCGGCGACGACGTCGTACTACACGGGTTGCGGATCTCCCCCGACCTGGACAGCGTGCTCTACACCCTGGGTGGCGGCGCGGACCCGGAACGGGGCTGGGGCCGGGCCGGTGAGACCTGGACGGTGAAGGAGGAGCTGGCGGCGTACGGCGCGGAGCCGACCTGGTTCGGCCTGGGCGACAGGGACATCGCCACCCACCTGGTGCGGACCACGATGCTCAACGGCGGCTACCCGCTGTCGGCGGTGACCGAGGCGCTCTGCACCCGCTGGCAGCCGGGGATCCGGCTGCTGCCGGCCAGCGACGACCGCCTGGAAACGCATGTCATCGTGAGCGCGAGGAGTGAACGAGCGGAGCGAGAGAGCCCCGCAGTCGCGAACAAAGACGGGCTCGTGAGCGCGAGGAGTGAACGAGCGGAGCGAGAGAGCCCCGCAGTCGCGAACAAAGACGGGCTCGTGAGCGCGAGGAGTGAACGAGCGGAGCGAGAGAGCCCCGCAGTCGCGAACCAGGCCAGCACAGCCACTATTGACGGCGAGCAGCGGGCCATCCACTTCCAGGAGTGGTGGGTACGCCACCGGGGCGAGCTGCCCACCCATCGTTTCGTCTTCGTCGGTGCCGACACGGCGACCCCGGCGGCCGGGGTCCTCGACGCCCTCGCCGAGGCCGACCTGGTGCTGGTGGCACCGAGCAACCCGGTGGTGAGCATCGCTCCGATCCTGGCCGTGGCACCGCTGCGCGACGCGCTGGTCGCCGGCCGGGCACCGGTGGTCGGGGTCTCCCCGATCATCGGGGGCGCTCCGGTGCGTGGGATGGCCGACCGGTGTCTGGCGGTGCTCGGCGTGCCGTGCGACGCGGCCGGGGTCGGCACGCTCTACGGTGCCCGGTCCAGCGGTGGCATCCTGGACGCCTGGCTGGTGGACACCACCGACGCCGGGACCGAGGTCCCCGGCGTGACCGTGGGGGCCGCTCCGCTGTGGATGACAGACGAGGCGGCGACGGCCGACATGGTGCGCGCCGCGGTGAGGTTGGCATGA
- a CDS encoding coenzyme F420-0:L-glutamate ligase: MRLEILPVLGIGDVVPGDDLAELIATAAPWLRDGDVLVVTSKIVSKAEGRLVDVPADGPERATAREEVLVAETARPVATRGATRIVQTHHGFVMASAGIDASNVDRSQLVLLPKDPDASARSLRAALRERHGADVAVIVSDTMGRPWRNGLTDVALGVAGMDALRDHRGEVDPYGNELSITQMAVVDELAGAGELVKGKCDQVPVAVVRGYPGLPTPEDGAGATTLVRDAAHDLFSLGTAEARVAGLRAAATLGELEPTTGSKPATPVPATAGPDSAAVTRAIATVAGVIAPGTVFTPVTDPEVRHRIATTLPDWPPAATGMIRCGLAARTDPAALVRFGADVHRLRAALAAEGLASTLLVPPPGSAESAVVAI; encoded by the coding sequence ATGAGGCTGGAGATCCTGCCGGTGCTCGGCATCGGTGACGTCGTACCCGGCGACGACCTGGCGGAGCTGATCGCCACCGCCGCACCCTGGCTGCGCGATGGCGACGTGCTGGTGGTTACCAGCAAGATCGTCTCAAAGGCGGAGGGTCGGTTGGTCGACGTACCGGCCGACGGGCCGGAGCGGGCGACGGCCCGGGAGGAGGTCCTGGTCGCCGAGACCGCACGGCCGGTGGCCACCCGAGGCGCGACCCGGATCGTGCAGACCCATCACGGTTTCGTGATGGCGTCGGCCGGTATCGACGCCTCCAATGTGGATCGTTCGCAGCTGGTACTGCTGCCGAAGGACCCGGACGCCTCGGCGCGGTCTCTCCGGGCCGCCCTGCGCGAGCGGCACGGCGCGGACGTCGCGGTGATCGTCTCCGACACGATGGGGCGACCGTGGCGTAACGGACTGACCGACGTCGCGCTCGGCGTCGCCGGCATGGACGCGCTCCGCGACCACCGGGGTGAGGTCGACCCGTACGGCAACGAGTTGAGCATCACCCAGATGGCGGTGGTCGACGAGTTGGCCGGCGCGGGTGAGCTGGTCAAGGGCAAGTGCGACCAGGTGCCGGTGGCGGTGGTACGCGGCTATCCCGGCCTGCCCACGCCGGAGGACGGTGCCGGGGCCACGACGCTGGTCCGGGACGCCGCGCACGACCTGTTCTCCCTGGGCACCGCCGAGGCCCGGGTCGCCGGTCTGCGGGCGGCGGCCACCCTCGGTGAACTGGAGCCGACCACCGGATCGAAACCCGCCACCCCCGTTCCGGCCACCGCCGGTCCAGACTCGGCCGCCGTAACCCGGGCGATCGCCACGGTAGCCGGGGTGATCGCGCCCGGCACGGTCTTCACCCCGGTCACCGACCCCGAGGTACGCCACCGGATCGCGACCACGCTGCCGGATTGGCCCCCGGCCGCGACCGGCATGATCCGGTGTGGCCTGGCGGCACGCACCGATCCAGCCGCCCTGGTCCGGTTCGGTGCCGACGTGCACCGGCTCCGGGCCGCGCTGGCCGCCGAGGGACTGGCGTCGACCCTGCTGGTGCCCCCGCCCGGCAGCGCCGAGAGCGCTGTCGTCGCAATCTAA
- a CDS encoding XRE family transcriptional regulator, giving the protein MNVTPEDVLAGVGPRLRALRRARNTSLAALAGETGLTSSTLSRLETGKLRPTLEQLLPLARAHGVPLDDLVAAPPTGDPRIHLRPVRRSGFTVVPLTRRPGGIQAYKVIYPPAGKSPTTTLQTHDGYEWFYVLNGQVRLVLGDQEYQLGPGEAAEFDTRIPHQIGSAGTQPAELLTLFGAQGERAHLSPPSTLGTGPGRLDARS; this is encoded by the coding sequence ATGAACGTCACCCCAGAAGATGTCCTCGCCGGGGTTGGCCCACGCCTGCGCGCGCTGCGCCGGGCGCGGAATACCTCGCTGGCTGCCCTGGCGGGCGAGACCGGGCTGACCTCGAGCACACTGTCTCGCCTCGAGACCGGGAAGCTACGCCCGACGCTCGAGCAGTTACTGCCGCTGGCGCGGGCACATGGCGTACCACTCGACGATCTGGTCGCGGCACCACCCACCGGCGATCCGCGTATCCACCTACGCCCTGTCCGGCGATCCGGCTTTACTGTCGTGCCGCTCACCAGGCGCCCTGGCGGCATCCAGGCCTACAAAGTGATCTATCCGCCCGCCGGAAAGTCACCCACCACGACACTGCAAACCCACGACGGGTACGAATGGTTCTACGTGCTCAACGGACAGGTCCGGCTCGTCCTCGGCGACCAGGAATACCAGCTCGGCCCGGGCGAAGCCGCAGAGTTCGACACCCGCATACCGCACCAGATCGGCAGCGCCGGCACCCAGCCTGCGGAACTGCTCACTCTCTTCGGTGCCCAAGGTGAACGCGCCCACCTATCACCCCCCTCCACACTCGGGACTGGCCCGGGTCGGCTTGACGCGCGGAGTTGA
- a CDS encoding alpha/beta fold hydrolase: MAAVAAALVLTTACTTADGQARNATSTKATAAPTHPYDSATRDDTEFNRQFRHETADIDGVQMHYVTGGTGEPLVLLHGWPQSWYEWRGIMPALAEKYTVYALDLPGLGDSVGAPSGYDKATLARYVHGLLAGKLGLRKFNLVGHDLGAGVGFQYAVQFPDEVGKYAHLDYPLPGPALGADKYRQASWHMSFHSQDGFPETLVDDDVRDYLSLFFGYVAYGGTSFGGPGAKAPFTDRQIDEYARTYQRPQVLTGGFELYRTLDQDERDNVAAAPIKMPVMLMTAEGSLDFTRSTVEPSMSNITHAVEVPKSGHWLPEENPDFVTAELVKFFADGTRR, from the coding sequence GTGGCAGCCGTCGCAGCCGCACTCGTCCTGACGACAGCGTGTACGACGGCTGATGGACAGGCGCGGAACGCGACGTCCACAAAGGCGACCGCGGCCCCCACTCACCCCTACGACTCGGCCACCCGCGACGACACCGAGTTCAACCGTCAGTTCCGTCACGAGACGGCCGACATCGACGGCGTGCAGATGCACTACGTCACCGGCGGGACCGGCGAGCCGCTCGTCCTGCTGCACGGCTGGCCGCAGTCTTGGTATGAGTGGCGTGGGATCATGCCGGCGCTCGCCGAGAAGTACACGGTGTACGCGCTGGACTTGCCGGGGCTCGGTGACAGCGTGGGGGCACCATCCGGTTACGACAAGGCTACCCTCGCCCGGTACGTCCATGGGCTGCTCGCCGGCAAACTCGGCCTGCGCAAATTCAACCTGGTCGGGCACGACCTCGGTGCCGGCGTCGGATTCCAATACGCCGTACAGTTCCCGGACGAGGTTGGCAAGTACGCCCACCTGGACTATCCGCTACCGGGCCCGGCGCTCGGCGCGGACAAGTACCGCCAGGCGAGCTGGCACATGTCGTTCCACAGCCAGGACGGGTTCCCCGAGACGCTTGTCGACGACGACGTACGGGACTATCTCTCGCTCTTCTTCGGGTACGTCGCCTACGGTGGGACCAGCTTTGGTGGGCCGGGCGCGAAGGCTCCGTTCACCGATCGGCAGATCGACGAGTACGCCCGCACGTACCAGCGTCCGCAGGTACTGACCGGTGGCTTCGAGCTCTACCGCACCCTGGACCAGGATGAGCGGGACAACGTGGCGGCCGCACCGATCAAGATGCCGGTGATGCTGATGACGGCCGAGGGCAGCCTTGATTTCACGCGGTCGACGGTCGAGCCCAGCATGTCCAACATCACCCATGCCGTCGAGGTTCCCAAGTCGGGCCATTGGCTGCCCGAAGAAAACCCGGACTTCGTCACCGCCGAGCTGGTGAAGTTCTTCGCAGACGGAACGCGCCGATGA
- a CDS encoding class I SAM-dependent methyltransferase — protein sequence MTGALSPNAESFWEQHHRARRDGGIGRVNPLLKEIAGSLRPGAALDLGCGAGGDTIWLARHGWQVTAVDISRSAVERVRTHSRALGITSRVIGERHDLARSFPAGEFDLISAQYFHTPFTLDRARVLRNGAHALRPGGLLLIVDHGSTAPWSWNRDPDTHYPTPGEIAAELALDAEEWPILRADMPRRRATGSGGQIATVTDNVLLIQRRERRG from the coding sequence ATGACTGGAGCTCTATCCCCCAATGCCGAGTCATTCTGGGAGCAGCATCACCGCGCCCGGCGCGATGGCGGCATCGGGCGGGTCAACCCTCTGCTGAAAGAGATCGCCGGATCACTGCGTCCCGGCGCGGCCCTGGACCTGGGATGCGGTGCCGGCGGCGACACCATCTGGCTTGCCCGGCACGGCTGGCAGGTCACCGCCGTAGACATCTCCCGAAGCGCGGTCGAACGGGTACGTACGCACTCTCGTGCTCTCGGCATCACCAGCCGGGTCATCGGCGAACGTCACGATCTGGCCCGAAGCTTCCCGGCAGGGGAGTTCGACCTAATCTCCGCACAGTACTTCCATACCCCCTTCACGCTGGATCGTGCCCGGGTTCTGCGTAACGGGGCGCACGCCCTGCGCCCCGGCGGCCTGCTCCTGATCGTCGATCACGGCTCGACCGCGCCCTGGTCATGGAACAGGGATCCCGATACCCACTACCCCACCCCCGGCGAGATCGCCGCCGAACTTGCTCTCGATGCTGAGGAATGGCCCATCCTGCGCGCCGACATGCCGCGCCGCCGGGCTACCGGCTCCGGCGGCCAGATCGCCACTGTCACCGACAATGTTCTGCTCATCCAACGCCGCGAACGGAGAGGCTGA
- a CDS encoding DinB family protein produces the protein MTPSSRSRKRKDTGPAWTAPDEKATLVGFLDYLRNAIADKVADVPEPQVRIAGVPSGTNLLGLVKHLTAVERFYFLEEPITDIRRTFRPAREDTVAGLLAGYRETTAQANQIIETWTDLTQPAPRPPGRSLAPSQRWVLVHMIEETGRHAGHADILREQIDGSTGR, from the coding sequence ATGACACCCTCCAGCCGAAGCCGAAAACGGAAGGACACCGGGCCCGCGTGGACCGCGCCCGATGAGAAGGCCACCTTGGTGGGATTTCTCGACTACCTGCGCAACGCGATCGCGGACAAGGTGGCCGACGTGCCGGAGCCGCAGGTGCGCATCGCTGGCGTACCGTCCGGCACCAATCTCCTCGGGCTGGTCAAACACCTGACCGCCGTCGAGCGGTTCTACTTTCTTGAGGAACCGATCACCGACATCCGCCGCACCTTTCGGCCCGCCCGTGAGGACACCGTTGCGGGTCTGCTCGCCGGGTATCGGGAGACCACCGCGCAAGCGAACCAGATCATCGAAACCTGGACCGACCTGACACAACCCGCACCCCGGCCACCTGGCCGCAGCCTGGCACCGTCGCAGCGATGGGTCCTGGTGCACATGATTGAGGAGACCGGGCGGCATGCCGGCCACGCCGACATCCTCCGCGAACAAATCGATGGTTCCACCGGACGGTGA
- a CDS encoding mannose-1-phosphate guanylyltransferase, with product MFFAVIPAGGSGTRLWPLSRAGHPKFLHPLTGTSSSLLQATVERVAPLTTPDRTMVVTGVAHVAAVARQLTGLPEENILVEPSPRDSCAAIALAAAVIALREPKAVMGSFAADHLIGNPTRWAETVRQAVVGAEQGLLMTVGITPTRAETGYGYLECGDLIDSGPLRRVREFKEKPAAEVAEGYLRSGQHLWNASMFVWRVDVFLAELARQQPALHAGLTAIAQAWNTPEQDDVLGTVWPTLPKISVDYAVMEGAAAAGRVATVPGDFGWNDVGDFHTLGDVLPGDDAGNVVLGAEEGGGKPTVLLRDSGGLVVVPHSGRLIAALGVQDLVVVDTPDVVMVCPRDRAQDVKKLVDDLKARGEEGYV from the coding sequence ATGTTCTTCGCCGTCATCCCGGCGGGTGGTAGCGGTACCCGACTGTGGCCGCTGTCCCGCGCCGGACATCCCAAGTTCCTCCATCCGCTCACCGGCACCTCCTCGTCCCTGCTGCAGGCGACGGTCGAGCGGGTCGCGCCGTTGACCACGCCGGACCGGACCATGGTGGTGACCGGCGTGGCCCACGTCGCCGCGGTGGCGCGGCAGCTGACCGGCCTGCCGGAGGAGAACATCCTGGTGGAACCCTCGCCACGGGACTCCTGCGCGGCGATCGCACTGGCCGCCGCCGTGATCGCGCTACGCGAGCCCAAGGCGGTGATGGGCTCGTTCGCCGCAGACCACCTGATCGGTAACCCGACGCGGTGGGCGGAGACGGTACGGCAGGCCGTGGTGGGTGCGGAGCAGGGCCTGCTGATGACGGTGGGGATCACGCCCACCCGGGCCGAGACCGGGTACGGCTACCTGGAATGCGGCGACCTGATCGACTCCGGTCCGCTGCGCCGGGTCCGGGAGTTCAAGGAGAAGCCGGCGGCCGAGGTGGCCGAGGGCTACCTGCGCTCCGGGCAGCACCTGTGGAACGCGAGCATGTTCGTCTGGCGGGTCGACGTCTTCCTCGCTGAGCTGGCCCGTCAGCAGCCGGCACTGCACGCCGGCCTGACCGCCATCGCGCAGGCGTGGAACACCCCCGAGCAGGACGACGTACTGGGGACGGTGTGGCCGACCCTGCCCAAGATCTCGGTCGACTACGCCGTGATGGAGGGGGCCGCCGCCGCTGGCCGGGTGGCCACCGTTCCGGGTGACTTCGGCTGGAACGACGTGGGCGACTTCCACACCCTCGGTGACGTGCTGCCCGGCGACGACGCGGGCAACGTCGTGCTGGGTGCCGAGGAGGGCGGCGGTAAGCCGACTGTCCTGCTGCGGGACAGCGGCGGCCTGGTGGTGGTGCCGCACTCGGGTCGGCTGATCGCCGCGCTCGGCGTACAGGATCTGGTCGTGGTGGACACCCCGGACGTGGTGATGGTCTGCCCCCGCGACCGGGCCCAGGACGTCAAGAAGCTGGTCGACGACCTCAAGGCCCGGGGCGAAGAGGGGTACGTCTGA
- a CDS encoding glycosyltransferase family 4 protein, with product MTAGRPPRVLIDATSVPADRGGVGRYVDGLLGALGKVAGTAVELVVVGLRTDTERYTRMLPTAEVISAPAALAHRPARLAWEQTGLPLLAQQVGAEVLHSPFYTCPLRAGCPVTVTVHDATFFTEPEHYDKSRRTFFRSAIKTSLRRADRVIVPSKATRDELIRLLDADPTRIDVAYHGVDQAAFHAPTEEEKARVRARLGLGGSSYIAFLGAKEPRKNVPNLIRGWVLAVQDRPHPPALVIAGGQGQDDEIDRAVAEVPAHLRLLRPGYLRYADLPGFLGGALVAAYPSYGEGFGLPILEAMACAAPVLTTPRLSLPEVGGDAVAYTSEDPERIGADLGALLDDESRRLALAKAGFDRAKEFTWESSAEVHIAAWARARA from the coding sequence GTGACCGCCGGCCGCCCGCCCCGCGTGCTCATCGACGCCACGAGCGTCCCCGCTGATCGTGGCGGTGTCGGTCGATACGTCGACGGCCTGCTCGGTGCCCTCGGCAAGGTCGCCGGGACCGCGGTCGAGCTGGTCGTGGTCGGCTTGCGGACCGACACCGAGCGATACACCCGGATGTTGCCCACCGCCGAGGTGATCTCCGCCCCGGCCGCGTTGGCGCACCGGCCGGCCCGATTGGCGTGGGAACAGACCGGCCTGCCGCTGCTGGCCCAGCAGGTGGGGGCCGAGGTGCTGCACTCGCCGTTCTACACCTGTCCGCTACGGGCGGGCTGTCCGGTGACGGTGACCGTGCACGATGCCACCTTCTTCACCGAGCCGGAGCACTACGACAAGTCCCGCCGTACCTTCTTCCGCAGCGCGATCAAGACCTCGTTGCGCCGGGCCGACCGGGTGATCGTGCCCAGCAAGGCCACCCGCGACGAGCTGATCCGCCTGCTGGACGCCGACCCGACCCGTATCGACGTGGCCTACCACGGGGTCGACCAGGCGGCGTTCCACGCGCCGACCGAGGAGGAGAAGGCCCGGGTACGCGCCCGGCTCGGTCTCGGCGGCAGCAGCTACATCGCGTTCCTGGGGGCCAAGGAGCCCCGCAAGAACGTGCCGAACCTGATCCGGGGCTGGGTGCTCGCCGTGCAGGACCGGCCCCACCCGCCGGCTCTGGTGATCGCCGGTGGGCAGGGCCAGGACGACGAGATCGACCGAGCCGTGGCCGAGGTGCCCGCCCACCTGCGGCTACTGCGCCCCGGCTACCTGCGCTACGCCGACCTGCCCGGCTTCCTGGGCGGTGCCCTGGTCGCCGCCTACCCGTCGTACGGGGAGGGGTTCGGCCTACCGATCCTGGAGGCGATGGCCTGCGCGGCTCCGGTGCTCACCACGCCCCGGCTGTCCCTGCCCGAGGTCGGCGGTGACGCGGTGGCCTACACCAGCGAGGACCCGGAGCGGATCGGCGCCGACCTCGGCGCGCTGCTCGACGACGAGTCGCGCCGGCTGGCGTTGGCGAAGGCGGGCTTCGACCGGGCCAAGGAATTCACCTGGGAGTCCAGTGCCGAGGTGCACATCGCCGCCTGGGCCCGGGCCCGCGCGTGA